ACAGAGTATATTGATTGTTATAAACATGTAATTGTGtggtaaaatgtgtgtgtgatacaacTTTCATGATATATGGAGATACTTCCGTGTGCTATGTGTTTCAGATCTTCCTCATGTGGAGGAATTACGTTGGTACAACGACGAAGGCAAACTGTGGGTAAAGTGGAAACTGAACTCCATAAACAGGGTCAACCTGACCGAGTACGTGGTGGAGTGGGTGTCGGTGAGCGACGGGCAGATGGACTGgcagagagaacacagacacGCAAGTAAGGCGGCCATTTTGGGTAAgtcgttttttgtttgttatttacTGACAATTTTAATGAaatgctaaataagtgaatgTAAATAGAAAATTGATTGGATGATGAAAATGATGCATCAAACTTACTGAGTGTAGAATGACTGTCTAGAATAATGATGCAATTGCTGGTAATATTAGGAAATAACTTATTTGGACAGAAGGGGGCGCACCTCAACATATTATATTGAGTTAAGTTGTGACTTGTTGTTTCTCATGCATATTATCATCTTGATCAGTGGTTTTCAACCCTGGtcttcagggaccccctgcTAGGCCGCAAGGTGAACCACGAAATGTCTTTTAGAAAATGATTAAGATTGTGAAGAGCGGGATGAAACGATAACAGGGTTAACCTTATGGCCTATGCTCTGCATGTTTTATATGTTTccttgttccaacacacctgattcaaatggtcATTAAAAGGCTTTTGCTGAGCTTTATAATGACcttttcatttgaatcaggtgtgttggagcaggaaaacatctaaacatgcaTGGCAGGGTGTCCCTGAGGGCCAGGGTTGAGGACAACTGATCAAGATTGTCCAGTTTAAATTTCTACATGATTTGCATTTTCTAATCAAGGTAATCTTCAGAAGTTTAAACACTACAACGTGTCAGTGTATCCAGTGTATTCTGGAATGGCTGGGAAACCAATGACTACAGTGGCTTTTCTGGAACAAGGGGGTAAAGCACTATGtattatgtattttatttatccACTTTCCTTTAATGTCTCACGTTATCATTGCTAATACAGTATCCACAGTACAGAtctccagtaaaaaaaaatataaataaaaaaatcctCTAGCTATGTTATGATTCTGTAAATGTACTTATTTTGTAATATTTTATAATTATATTTATTCATATTATATTTAGCTCCATCGGAGGCTCCCTTTTTGCATCTGAAAAGAATTGGGAAGTATGACCTTGAGCTGCAATGGTTGGAAATTCCACTAGACAaacaacatggaatcattgtcaACTATACCATTTTCTGCCGGTTAAATAACAAGGACTACTGTAAGTAAATGATCCAGTGCTGGATTTATTGAATATTgtgctttctctccatcttagTATTTCTTCTTGTAGAACTACGCTCGCAATAGGCATACTTACATTCAATTACATCACAGTCACATGGCAACTATATCCCCCCCAATCATGTATTATATTTATTTTCAGTAACAGAAACAGTCCCTTCCACCACCTTCTCCTACACTCTGAAGCCCTTGTCCAGTCACACCAGTTATGAGGTCTCAATAGCAGCATCTACAATTAATGGCTCATTCCACGGTCCCGGAAGGACTTTCAGCACTCTGAAATATGGTGAGTTAGGCTTTTCTCTGACCTCTTACTGTACCAATGCTGTGGATATGAGCATCTACAGCTCTGGAAATGCATAAGAAGCCactgctccttctctcctctccaaatAATGAGATAAGGGgtgttttgagtgaggaacagaagggttcaacgtgcagtggcctcttaaattgaacccttctgttcctTACTCAAAATGTTCCTTCTCAATGTTtttggaaagaaaagaaaaaagcagtggtctcttaattttttccagagctgtatgtaTAACTTAATGCAGTGTTTTGTTACTCAAATACTTGACAAGGTTACCTTCTAGTCCATGTGTATGCTGCACTCATGCTTGATgttcctccacttcaccctcatTGCTAAACTTTCAATACTGTATAATATGTACTGTAATGCTCCAATGAGAAAATGGTACTGTTGCTTATTATCTCAGTCTCTCCAGTGACATTAATGACCTCCTTTCTGTGTTTCTCTTAGCTAAAGGGGAGCTAGAAGGCATTGTGGTGGGAGTGTGCTTCGCCTTCCTGTTGTGTGTATTAGTGGTCTTAATACTGTGGTTTAATTTTAAGAGCTGGTGAGTCCAAATTCTATCTAATTCTTTGACCTAGTAGTGTAGGACTTAATGTAGTGGATATAAAAgtgtaaatacattttgatgttGCCTGATATGTTGCATAATTAAGACTGGGGGACTGATTTAGGACTCATCCCATCATAGACAAGTGGTGTCTGCTAAATAGGTGTTTCAACCACAAACTTGCATGACACATTGATGTGTAGTAGGTGCGTACAaaacatggatgtgtgtgtttccaacaCTGGTGCCATTGACTTCTGAAATATCAGTTTTCCAAATGATGAAAGTTGTTTTCTCTTCCATCTATAGGATAAAAAAGATATTTTGGCCAGATGTCCCGAACCCTTCGAACAGCACCATTGCTACTTGGTCTCCTGACTTCCCCTCTAAAGTAAGCTGCTACCTACAATAAAAGTGGAGTTAATCATATCATCCTCAAACATTCTGTATTACACTGACTCAGTCTGCACTCACAACCCTAAGTCATGAAAGTGGTTGTACTAGCTTTCGTGGTTTGGTTTAGGTAAGTATAGGATAGATAGTCTGGAGAGCTGCTCAGTGTGGGGAGAAGAATCTGCCTAATTTCTAAACTTGTTTATTGTGAACAGTTGCTACACTATAGTGTTTAGGCTTTGGGTGAGTGAGAGCAAACATCGATTTTTGCCAATCTCTActaactagtgcacagtgcccgtgatgcagtcaaTGATGAAGATACTGGtgacacacagagattcctggaaCCATAGATAATGCAGTGCTCGTGATTTGTGTCTGTTATGCATCTGTAGTTTTTATCTGTTGGTCTTgtacatttctcagatcacaatttcAAGTCCATGTTTTGTTTCCTAAAGCTCAAATCAAAATAACGTCAAACTCGGCACCGCACATCCTTGGGTGCTGAGATCGCCACTTGCAAAATTACAACATTGTCTGGTGCCCTGTTCTTGAGAAAATCATTCCACTAAAGTCAACCTAAAGTCCCACTCTAAAACTTGCACACACAGATTTCAGTAATTCTAGTATAGATGTTTCTCTTCTCCTTCACAGCCTGACACTCCGAAAGAGGGTGCCCTGGCTGACGTGAGCGtgatggaggtggaggcagaCATGTTGGACAGCAAGTCCCTCTTTGAGGAGGAGAAGACTTGCTTGCCCCTGAAAAAGGACAAGTACCTGTCAGAGGAGCACAGCAGTGGCATCGGAGGCTCTTCCTGCATGTCCTCGCCCCGTCAGAGCGTGTCGGACAGCGATGAGGGCAGTGACTCTGGTCAGACCACAGCCAGCACTGTTCAGTACTCCTCGGTGGTGGCGACCAGTGGCTACAAGGGTCAAACACCCAGCTTGCTCCGTCCGAGCCAAGGCCCGACGCAGCAGCCCACTTTTGCCCGTTCCGAATCCACTCAGCCTCTACTGGACTCTGAGGAGCACCCTGACCTGCTGGGACAGGAGGGCAGTGGACAGACCCAGCGCTACCCCTGCAACCCCTACTTCAGACGCTGGCCTGGGGCCAACGAAGATGGTGGTAAACCTGCGGCTGAATTTAGCCAACTGGAGATGGAGGGGCAGGGGTGTGTGGCCATGCTCAGGTTCAGCCCCCTGGATGAGGCCTCTCAGCAGACCACGCCCACAGAGGAAGGGCAGTCTTCTGATGGACAGCCTGCTGATCCAGCCTCTAGCTACATGCCCCAGCTGAATGGCTACAGGCCACAGTGATTGAGGCTACAATGTTGACATTTTCTGGATGCTGCAATTTATTTGCCACAACTTTCTCTGTGCCTCTTTCGGAGATGAATTTCAAATCTTTTTAAAGGCATTGTCTTTGTATAATCAGCAGTATTGATTAAGCAACCAAATGGTATTCATGACTTCATGGAGATGTTACATGTGtgggattttttttaaaacttAAAATAGTATTATGCATAGGTAAAGCATTTCATGGCCAAGGCTCATCAACTGCGCTACTATATGAATTACTGAACATGTTACTGCTGCTACTCTTAACTTATCAAGCTTCGGTCTTTCCCTTCTTGGGAAAATTCTTGGGGAAAAAGAGGATTAAGGACTAACTGTACAGTACTACACCCCCAACTATGCTATACATTTCAGCATGTAGTTCAAACACCAAAATAATAGAAGAGTTAGAAGAAATGGTTCAGCATTGAATATTGCCTTATTACTAACTTCAGATGTTCTGAACTTTACTTAATGTAGGTCTTTGCCTTATTTTTCACAGCCTTTTTGTTTTGTGTAGAATTCAAAgttgcatgtttttatttttgaatAAGTCGAAAGTTGTCATGAATCTCTTGAATTAGTAAATGACTAAACTATACCTTGAGCTTTTACAAAATGCATCTGTGCTTGGGAAAAAAATATATCCAATAGTTTGAGAGCTATCAATATTGACATAACACTACATTTAATATGAAGCAAAATAGTTCACTGCATGCCATCCATGCAAATGTGCCGTTTTTGGTGCATGGTTTGTGAATTTGTAACAAACAGTTATAAAATAAACTGCCAGATATGGTGCTGACTGGTTTTGTGGTCATACTTAAGTTGAGAATGTTACATTCATGTTGATTCATTCATGTTACAAAGCATTCTCATTTTGGTGACCTTTTCTGACTATTTTATTGACTCAtcacaaaaaatatattgttgACCCCAAGTTCTTGCAACTAATTAATTTACTATTTGTAAAGAAACTACATATACTATTATAACTAAGCTAAAAAGTGTATAGTAGTAGCGAAACATTCTCATTCCTATGGTAACTGATTAGACTAATATTCTCAACAAATCATGTGAAGCAGCTCTGGTGTCTAGCGGGGCTTGGAATGTGTCAGTTGGGGATGGAACCTCCAGTTTCAAGGACACTATTCATGAGGCCACTGTGTTGTGCAGTTTCATTCCTTGCCCAAATCACAAACCTCATTAGGCAACTAGCTGGATTTTCCTATGTCCCAAACTCTCAGCTCGTAATAATGCCAATATAGACAGTGTTtcacatttaattaatttaaagAACTTGGCTTAATCTATAGGACGGTTTGTCATATTTTGACACTTTATCACCAAGACTGACAGTTACCTAAAAGTCAATACTTGTCCAAAATCTTTTTTAAATTTGTTATGGCTGCACTAAGAGACTTGCCAGGAGATGTCCTCCCAAGAATCTCTTCCCAAGAATTTAAGATTCTTCTAGAtttattcacatttacatttagtaattttagcagacgctcttatccagagccactaaagtacagggacattttccccgaggcaagtagggtgaagtgccttggccaAGGTCACATGACTCACATCATTTTGCATctaaccagcaaccttctgattaatagcccaaatccctaaccgctcagccatctgaccccccatttAACTCAGAGAACAACTTTATAAACTTTCTGATGAAT
The Hypomesus transpacificus isolate Combined female chromosome 22, fHypTra1, whole genome shotgun sequence genome window above contains:
- the il6st gene encoding interleukin-6 receptor subunit beta, with product MDTFISLVFLASTASGAIANYGMIQPQSPTVEIGKNFTATCVLYKDALSTAEDIYWTNTIEIPKGQYTKINESAVNVTITITSNTGQWLYCKSRRLPSPVHGIILTKEYPPGKPTNLSCQALQSGERISPYISCTWVSGLKEPVTQDAKYTLFVYEKYSDREPHKNHTQRGSGIVDLSTFPSFVQLEIWVDEENKLGKVQSDHLEIDANKLVKTNPPFEVKLIPEEGFPRSLRVEWKRPIDRVYLHLRYHIRFCTASSKEWSEVPQSDTENYIESFRLQVLKPDTVYVVEVRCIHSEGGGYWSDWSKSVEARTPEAKPASKPDVWRVIVPMEGRSERGVQVYSKAPVQSNGKIRKYDIRFPNTNWETVTVNNTDLDSSFQERKITVFRKIDISDSVTAHFDVIAHNAVGKSPEVSLVIPKISQDLPHVEELRWYNDEGKLWVKWKLNSINRVNLTEYVVEWVSVSDGQMDWQREHRHASKAAILGNLQKFKHYNVSVYPVYSGMAGKPMTTVAFLEQGAPSEAPFLHLKRIGKYDLELQWLEIPLDKQHGIIVNYTIFCRLNNKDYLTETVPSTTFSYTLKPLSSHTSYEVSIAASTINGSFHGPGRTFSTLKYAKGELEGIVVGVCFAFLLCVLVVLILWFNFKSWIKKIFWPDVPNPSNSTIATWSPDFPSKPDTPKEGALADVSVMEVEADMLDSKSLFEEEKTCLPLKKDKYLSEEHSSGIGGSSCMSSPRQSVSDSDEGSDSGQTTASTVQYSSVVATSGYKGQTPSLLRPSQGPTQQPTFARSESTQPLLDSEEHPDLLGQEGSGQTQRYPCNPYFRRWPGANEDGGKPAAEFSQLEMEGQGCVAMLRFSPLDEASQQTTPTEEGQSSDGQPADPASSYMPQLNGYRPQ